CCGGTCGTCGCAAGAAGGACGAGACTTCATCGTGCGTGACATCACCATCGACCCGGGCGGCAGTACCGGCTGGCACTGGCACGACGGCACCATCGTCGGAGCGGTCAAGCGCGGCACCCTCACGCATTACTCCGCAAACTGCTCGATTGAAGGCGTCTACAACCCGGGCGATCCGATCATAGAACCCGCTGGTCCCGAACACGTCCATCTCGGCCGCAACCTCGGCGCCACGCCGCTGACCCTTGAAGTCATTTATATGATGCCGGTGGGAAAACCACTCGCGGAGGATGCCCCGAACCCCGGCTGCCCGTTCTCTTGAAGATCCTATCGGTTAGCCAGCAAAGGGTGCTCCGTCGAACCGCTCCGAGGTGACGAACTCGGACACCGGCCGTCGTCGCAATTTCGTCACTTGCCGCACGGGCTTGCCCAGCGGCACCAGCGCGGCGATGGCGTATGAGTCGGGTATGCCGAGCAGATCTTTTGCCAACTGCTCCTCGGCGACCACCATCGTGGTGAGTACTCCGCCGTAGCCTTCGTTGCGCGCGGCTAGCAACACATTCCACACGAACGGATACACCGAAGCTCCAGGTACCACCGCGATGCGGTCGAGATCCTGATCGGTAGCGGCGACGACGGCGAGGTTCAGGCAGATCACCAGCACGACCGGCGCCTCACGAAACGGGGCCGTCATCTGCGTGGGTACCTGCGCCTGCTCGATCGCGGACGCGTCTACGCTGGTCGGCTGCAATGGATTCCACGGCGACTCACCATTGGCGAGCTGTGCCGTATAGCGTCGCGCAGCGGTAAGCCCAAGGTCTGCCAACGCGGCTCGAGTGTCCTGATCGCGTAGCACGATGGCGCGCACGCCTTGCCGGTTGCCGCCGGTCGGTGCGAAACGGGCGTTATCGAGGATGCGCTCGAGAACGTCATCGGGAAGCGGGTCGTCGGTGAATTCGCGGACTGCGGGGGTGGATCGCATGACGTCGTACAACTCCATGACCACCATCGTGCCCGAACGGGCGATAGCGGCGCTCAGGCCGCATCGTGGAAAATCAGTCCCAGCGTGTAGCGATGGCCGGATCGAACGACGGACACGCCGTGGCGCACCGGCGCCGCCGACCATCCTCGGGTCGAGCGGACGGGCCGTTCGCGGGTGGTGAACACATAGCCGTGTCCTTGCGGCAACGCCGTGACCGTTCCCCGTGACTGCGCCCGGGCTCGCTGCTCGACGAGCAGGAATTCGCCTCCTGTGTGCGCCACCCCCGGCTCGTTGAGATTGATGACGACCTGCAGCGGAAAGATGAGGTCTCCGTACAGGTCTCGGTGCAGAGCGTTCCAGTCACCCGGTCCGTACTTGAGCATCAGTGCGGTGGGCTTGGTCTGGTCGGCACGATGGCACATTTCCAGCCAATCGTCGAGCGTGTCGGGCCACAGGGCTTCGCGGCCGAGCTTTGTCCACCAGTCCCGAGCTATCGGCAACAACCGTGGGTAGAGCGCCTGTTTCAAGTCCTCGATCGGCTGCGGGTAGGGCCGCTTGAAATAGCGGTACTCGCCTTGCCCGTAGCGGTGGCGGCCCATGTCGACGATGGCGCGAAACAAGTTGTCATCGGGGTACAGATCCACGAGCGAGGCACACTCGGCGGGAGTGATCAGCTCCGGGAGCAGTGCACCGCCGACGTCGTTCATGTCGGCGGCGACCGCTTCCCAGTCCGCGGAATCGACGCGCTTACGCCATGTCGATGGCATCAGAACAGTTTGCCAGCCACTGCGGGCGCCGGCTCTTCCAACTCCAACAGGAATCGTTTGCGCTTCAGGCCGCCCGCGTAACCGGTTAGCGCACCGTCCTTTCCAACGACCCGATGGCATGGAACGACGATGCAGAGCGGATTTCGCCCGACAGCCTGCCCCACCTCGTAGGCGGTGGTGCCGTCAGCCAATTCGGCGGCCAGCTCGCCGTACGTCTTCGTCTGGCCGTAGCCGATGTAGGCGAGCAGATCCCAGATTCGCCGCCGGGTTGGGTCGCCCACCAATGCGATCGGAAGATCGAATTGTGTGCGCTCGCCGGCGAGGTACTCGTCCAGCTGCTCGCCGGTGCGACGAAACAGTTCATCGCCAGCCGGTTCGACATATTCACCGAGAGCGTCTGCTGTGGGCGGGTACCAATGATGCCGGAAGTACACACCCCTAAGAGCATCGCCATCGGCAACCAGGGTCAGCTCGCCCAGTGGGCTATTGATCACCGTGTGTCGTGCTGTCATCGTTCAACCTCCTTTATCGGTAGACGACGACCGGTCGGGAAGCGTGAGATGGGATTCGATTTGTTTTCTCACATTCCACAGTGCGCCGACGTCTTCACATCAGGAGCAGGAGGAGAACGGTGCGGGCCGACCAGGACGTGAAGGTGCCATTCGAGGCTGTGGTGGCACAGCACGGTGCGACGGTGTTCCGGGTTGTGCGCGCCGTGGTCGGCCACAGCGACGCCGATGACGCCTGGTCGGACACGTTTCTGGCGGCATTGAAGGCGTATCCACAATTGCCGGCCAACGCCAACGTCGAGGCGTGGCTGGTCACGATCGCTCACCGCAAGGCCATCGACATCACCCGCGCGGCGTCACGGCGGGCCGTCCCGGTCGCCGATACCCCCGACTCCCCCGCCGGGGAACGAGCCGATGACCACGATCTCGACCTGGATGCGGCCGTGGGTGCGCTGCCCCCCAAGCAACGTCAGGCCGTGGCCTACCACTACCTGGCCGGCCTGCCCTATGCCGACATCGCGACGATCCTCGACAGCAGCGTCGCCGCTGCCCGCCGTGCCGCGGCTGACGGCATCGCCAACCTGCGGCGCACATATCCCCGAATCAACACAGCAAGGAATGACCATGACCTCGCCTGACCTCGCCCACCACTACCCCGTCGACCCGGAACATCTGCGACGCCTGCACGCCCGCCTGGAAAGCGACGCACAGGCCGACAATCTGCTCGACATCGCTTATCGCACTGTGGATTCCGCGGTTGGACCGCTGCTGCTGGCCGCGACCCCGCGCGGGCTGGTTCGGGTGGCTTTCGCCAACGAGGACCGGGACGGCGTACTGCTTGCTCTCTCCACGCAGATCAGCCCCCGGATGCTCGAGGCGCCCGTGCGGCTGGATCCGATCGCGCGACAGCTCGACGAATACTTTGCCGGCCGGCGGCACAGCTTCGATGTTGCGCTGGACTGGTCGCTGTCGCGGGGGTTTCGGCGCACGGTGCTGGAACACCTCAATACCGACATCAGCTACGGCGCCACGGCGAGCTATGCGGCGCTGGCGCGACTGTCCGGCTCCCCCAAGGCGGTCCGCGCCGTCGGCACCGCGTGTGCGACCAACCCGATCCCGATCGTCGTGCCCTGCCATCGGGTGATCCGATCCGATGGAGCCGTCGGCGCCTATCGCGGCGGACCCGGCGCCAAGCGCGTGTTGCTCGACCTAGAGCGCAAGAGATGACTGCGGAAGGCCCGGCGCGCAACCGCGTCTCGCCGCTCGGCGAGATCATCTCCGTTTCGGGCCGGGGCGCCTGGATGGGCAACCGCGGCCGTCTGCACGAAGGCTGCGGCGCACGCGACATCGTTCGCAACCATCAGCACAAGACCTGGATCACGTGTGTGCTGTCATTCCGGGGCCGACGGGTGGCGCAGTGGGAACCCAGGCGATACACGCCGCTGTTCTTCCTCGACGAGGCAGTAGCCCTGGCCGCCGGGCATCGCCCCTGCGCTGAATGCCGACATCGCGCCTACCAGGCCTACAAAATGCTGTGGACCGAAAAATGTTGTGGGACACCGGTTTGTGCGAAAGAGTTGGATGCTCAGCTACACCGCGAGCGAATCGGCAGAACCGGCCATCGCGCGCCCTGGGGGGGTCTTCCCGACGGAGTATTTGTGGCGACCTCCCTTGGTCCGGCCGTCATCGTCGGTGACCATCTCGCGGTCTGGGACCGCGACAACTCCTACGGACGCAAGCTGCCCCGTCTACGGACCGGCGCGGCGACCGTACTCACCCCGCCGACCACCGTGCGGATTTTGCGCGCCGGGTACCCCGTTCAGATAGACGATTTGGCACGATAGAGCAGCAATGGCAGACACCTCGCGCAGGAACGCATTCGTTTCGCGGAACGCAGTGGATCCGGGGCTGCGCAACGTGGCCCGCTTCCTGCCCCGCGGATACGCGTTGCACCGCGGGTACAAGGTCCCGCGTGCCCTGATGCAGCTGATGGGCAGTGCGGGCCGGCTCCGCCACATCCCGACCGTCGCGGTCAACGAGCACGTCACGGTCCGCCTGCATCGCCCGGCCGGCATCTCCGACCGTGCGCCCGCGATGCTGTGGATTCATGGCGGGGGCACCCTGATGGGCACCGCCGTGCAGGACGACAAGTTCTGCCGGAAGCTCTCCCATCTCACCGGCGTCGCGGTGGCAGCGGTCGAACATCGACTGGCGCCCGAACACCCCTACCCAGCACCGCTCGAAGATTGCTATGCGGCGTTGCGGTGGCTCGCGCGGCAGCCGTGGGTGGACCCGGATCGGGTCGCCATCGGCGGTGCAAGTGCCGGTGGACATTTCGCGGCAGCCGTGGCGCAGCGCGCACGCGATCGCAAAGACGTCCGCCTCGCCTTTCAGATGTTGGCGTACCCGATGCTCGACGACCGCACGGGCGCCGATGCGTCTGGCGCCAAACGCCTGATGTGGACCGAGAGCGATAACCAACTCGCCTGGCAGTGGTACCTGAACGGCGCGGACCCCGTAGAGGCCGCGCCGGCGCGCCGACCGGATCTGTCCGGCCTACCGCCTGCGTGGATCGGCGTCGGGACGTTGGACTTGTATCTCCAGGAGTGCTTGGACTACGGACGGCGTCTGCGGGGGGCGGGTGTCCCGGTGCACGAGGAGATCGTTCCTGGGGCGTTTCACGCGTTCGACCGCGTGGTGGAGAACGCACCGGTATCCCGGCGTTTCTTCGCCAGCCAGCGCGATCACTTGTGGGCCGCGCTCAGCTCACCACCGCCGTCGGACGCCGGGATTCGCTCTGCGTGATGGTCGAATCACGTTCGACACGAACAGTTTTCACCCAGCACTGACCGCGGGAAAGGCCTCGCCGGCATACCGCTCAGCAGCGGATTCGACCATCAGGGTTCCGATTTGTACCGCAAAGTTTGCACTTCGTGCAACTATGGGGGGTATGGGCAACCCGCTGGGACTGCGCGAGCGTCGCCGCCGCGAGACGAGCGCAGACATCCGCGACGCCGCCGTGCGCCTGACACTGGAACGCGGATTCGACAAGGTGACCATCGATGAAATCTGTGCCGAAGCCGGAATCTCGACACGCACTTTCTTCAACTACTTCCCGAACAAAGAGTCCGCCATCGCTTACGGCCCCTCAGACATCCCTCCGGAGCTGGTAGCGGATTTTGTCGCGGCCGGGCCCGCCCCGTACTCCGAAGTGCTGGCGGAGCTGATCACTCTCGCCGCACACCACCTGCGCGACGTGCCCCCGAAGCGCGAACACGCAGCCCACATGTTGGAACTCGCGAAGACCTCCCCCGCGGTGCTGGCCGCATTTCTCGCCGACCTGGAGCGCTTTCAACTTCAGCTGACCGACATCATCCTCCGGCGCCAGGATATGAAACCGGACGACGAGATGGCCGCGTTGATCTCCGCGCTCGCGTTGACCGCGGTGCGCTCGGGCCTCGAAAGGTGGGCAGGTGGCGAGCCGGACGACGGTGACGACACGCCGATGCCGTATGTCGAGCGGGCCGCCGCGCTGGTCAACAGCATCTTTACAAAGTGATCTGAAACACCGCTAGCAAATGTTGCATGGTGTGCAAGATATGCACATTATGTAGTATGCGCTGGTGGCGGTGGTCGGGGGAGTTTCCGCGATGCGAGGCACGTGTCGCAACGGGAGCACCCGCCGGCGCGCGCCGTCAGGTATCTGCACAAGGAACGATCGGGCGCGCAACTCGCAGCAACGAGCGAAATTCGCTGCTGCCTCGTGCGCCCGAAAGCCTGCGGGTCACGCGGGCGTTGGCCACACCACGGCGATGAGAAAAGGACTCACGTAGTTGCTGCTAACGAGAATTGTGCGGAACGCATGGTTGCCGCTGTTGATCGTGGCGGTTGTGGTGGTCGGCGGCTTTGCCGTGGTCCGGGTCAAGTCCTTCTTCGGCGCCAACGACACCGGCGTCCTGACGACCCCGCGACTGGAAGACTCCAAGCCGTTCAAGCCCAAGGTCGTCAAATACGAGGTCTTCGGCTCGGCAAGCCACGCCAACGTGAACTACTTGGATCTGTCCGCCGACCCGAAGCGGATCGATGGTGCGTCGTTGCCGTGGACGTTGGTCCTCAGTACGACCGCCCCGTCGGTCTTCCCCAACCTCTCGGCGCAAAGCGACGGCGACTACCTCGGTTGCCGCATCACCATCGATGACGAAGTCAAGGATGAGAAAATTACCAACGGCGTGCATGCCCTGACATTCTGCTTGGTGAAATCCGCATGAGTACAACGTTCAACGACACCAAGACCGACGCCAGCCCTGTCGCTAAATCAAAAGAGCGGCAATCGATCCCGCGCTTCGTCCGCAAGTTCGCCATACCGATCATCCTTGGCTGGATCGCGCTCATCGCGGTGCTCAGCGTAAGCGTCCCCGACTTAGACGAGGTCGGGAAGATGCGTTCGGTGTCGATGGCTCCCGACGACGCGCAATCGGTGATCGCGACGAAGCGTATGGGTGCGGTGTTCAACGAGTACAAGTCCAACAGCTCGGCGATGATCGTTCTGGAGGGCCAACAGCCGCTGGGCGCCGATGCCCACGCCTACTACGACGAGCTCGTCAAGAAGCTCGACGCCGACACCAAACATGTTGAGCACGTTCAGGATATGTGGAGCGACCCACTGACCGGTGCCGGCGCACAGAGCAACGACGGCAAGGCCGCCTATGTGCAGGTCTATCTTGCTGGTAACCAGGGCGAAGCCTTAGCCAACGAATCCGTCGAGTCCGTCCAAAGCATCGTCAAGAGTGTGCCCCCGCCCAAGGGGGTGAAGACCTACGTCACCGGGCCCGCGGCGCTGTCGGCAGATCAGCACATGGCCGGTGACCGCAGCGTGCAGGTCATCACGATGTGCACCTTCACCGTGATCATCGCGATGCTGTTGTTGGTTTACCGCTCGATCGTCACGCTGCTGCTGACGCTGGCGATGGTGGTGTTCGAGCTGTCGGCTGCGCGCGGAACGGTCGCGTTTCTGGGCTACTACAACATCATTGGGCTCTCGACGTTCGCGACTAACCTGTTGGTGACGTTGGCGATCGCGGCCGCCACCGACTACGCGATCTTCTTGATCGGCCGATATCAGGAAGCTCGGGCCATCGGCGAGTCCCGCGAAGACGCCTACTACACGATGTACCAGGGCACCGCGCACGTGGTGCTCGGGTCTGGGATGACCATTGCCGGCGCGACGTTCTGCCTGCACTTCACCAACCTGCCCTATTTCCAGACCCTCGGTATCCCGTTGGCCATCGGCATGGTGGTCGTGGTGCTGGCGGCGCTGACGCTGGGGGCCGCCGTGATCTCGGTGGCAACGCGTTTCGGCAAGACGCTGGAACCCAAGCGGACACA
The DNA window shown above is from Mycobacterium sp. Aquia_216 and carries:
- a CDS encoding cupin domain-containing protein, giving the protein MRSRRTGQLCVLLSLSLAAPPAHSAATPASGMNGDQLARSSQEGRDFIVRDITIDPGGSTGWHWHDGTIVGAVKRGTLTHYSANCSIEGVYNPGDPIIEPAGPEHVHLGRNLGATPLTLEVIYMMPVGKPLAEDAPNPGCPFS
- a CDS encoding nitroreductase family protein, which codes for MELYDVMRSTPAVREFTDDPLPDDVLERILDNARFAPTGGNRQGVRAIVLRDQDTRAALADLGLTAARRYTAQLANGESPWNPLQPTSVDASAIEQAQVPTQMTAPFREAPVVLVICLNLAVVAATDQDLDRIAVVPGASVYPFVWNVLLAARNEGYGGVLTTMVVAEEQLAKDLLGIPDSYAIAALVPLGKPVRQVTKLRRRPVSEFVTSERFDGAPFAG
- a CDS encoding 2OG-Fe(II) oxygenase; amino-acid sequence: MPSTWRKRVDSADWEAVAADMNDVGGALLPELITPAECASLVDLYPDDNLFRAIVDMGRHRYGQGEYRYFKRPYPQPIEDLKQALYPRLLPIARDWWTKLGREALWPDTLDDWLEMCHRADQTKPTALMLKYGPGDWNALHRDLYGDLIFPLQVVINLNEPGVAHTGGEFLLVEQRARAQSRGTVTALPQGHGYVFTTRERPVRSTRGWSAAPVRHGVSVVRSGHRYTLGLIFHDAA
- a CDS encoding methylated-DNA--[protein]-cysteine S-methyltransferase — protein: MTARHTVINSPLGELTLVADGDALRGVYFRHHWYPPTADALGEYVEPAGDELFRRTGEQLDEYLAGERTQFDLPIALVGDPTRRRIWDLLAYIGYGQTKTYGELAAELADGTTAYEVGQAVGRNPLCIVVPCHRVVGKDGALTGYAGGLKRKRFLLELEEPAPAVAGKLF
- a CDS encoding RNA polymerase sigma factor, encoding MRADQDVKVPFEAVVAQHGATVFRVVRAVVGHSDADDAWSDTFLAALKAYPQLPANANVEAWLVTIAHRKAIDITRAASRRAVPVADTPDSPAGERADDHDLDLDAAVGALPPKQRQAVAYHYLAGLPYADIATILDSSVAAARRAAADGIANLRRTYPRINTARNDHDLA
- a CDS encoding methylated-DNA--[protein]-cysteine S-methyltransferase, which gives rise to MTSPDLAHHYPVDPEHLRRLHARLESDAQADNLLDIAYRTVDSAVGPLLLAATPRGLVRVAFANEDRDGVLLALSTQISPRMLEAPVRLDPIARQLDEYFAGRRHSFDVALDWSLSRGFRRTVLEHLNTDISYGATASYAALARLSGSPKAVRAVGTACATNPIPIVVPCHRVIRSDGAVGAYRGGPGAKRVLLDLERKR
- a CDS encoding alpha/beta hydrolase, with protein sequence MADTSRRNAFVSRNAVDPGLRNVARFLPRGYALHRGYKVPRALMQLMGSAGRLRHIPTVAVNEHVTVRLHRPAGISDRAPAMLWIHGGGTLMGTAVQDDKFCRKLSHLTGVAVAAVEHRLAPEHPYPAPLEDCYAALRWLARQPWVDPDRVAIGGASAGGHFAAAVAQRARDRKDVRLAFQMLAYPMLDDRTGADASGAKRLMWTESDNQLAWQWYLNGADPVEAAPARRPDLSGLPPAWIGVGTLDLYLQECLDYGRRLRGAGVPVHEEIVPGAFHAFDRVVENAPVSRRFFASQRDHLWAALSSPPPSDAGIRSA
- a CDS encoding TetR/AcrR family transcriptional regulator, giving the protein MGNPLGLRERRRRETSADIRDAAVRLTLERGFDKVTIDEICAEAGISTRTFFNYFPNKESAIAYGPSDIPPELVADFVAAGPAPYSEVLAELITLAAHHLRDVPPKREHAAHMLELAKTSPAVLAAFLADLERFQLQLTDIILRRQDMKPDDEMAALISALALTAVRSGLERWAGGEPDDGDDTPMPYVERAAALVNSIFTK
- a CDS encoding MmpS family transport accessory protein, which encodes MRNAWLPLLIVAVVVVGGFAVVRVKSFFGANDTGVLTTPRLEDSKPFKPKVVKYEVFGSASHANVNYLDLSADPKRIDGASLPWTLVLSTTAPSVFPNLSAQSDGDYLGCRITIDDEVKDEKITNGVHALTFCLVKSA